One window from the genome of Canis lupus dingo isolate Sandy chromosome 15, ASM325472v2, whole genome shotgun sequence encodes:
- the ZMYM1 gene encoding zinc finger MYM-type protein 1 isoform X2: protein MKESPIDGECDKAMAPQMGRVDEIKTEPDSAQEYCQAQQPKTQENELKINTTFSESAPQLTAGIQLSLTSSGMNKMLPSVSTTAVQVSCSGCKKILQKGQTAYQRKGSTQLFCSTLCINEYISSANSPALPKRTCSNCSKDLLNLKDVISVQLEDTSSKNFCSQSCLSSYEEKRKVFVTICTNSILTKCSMCQKTTVPSDEMIETTNDFGKTDLFCSINCFSAYNKAKMESSTVNVSVVQDASTELLAPKKDTTPVISNIVSLADTHVSLPIMNSDVLQDTVSSVTAKVIVDSLPSESSNGVANNSVEQPRLSPSSSVPSQHTVDSSVEVQRDQVSNQDATYNMKSMKISDGLCHPKFTSKVQKVKDKSRSIKKSWCSNLQHLKNSIKKDVTFCYSCQLFCQKNFSCGGESFAGQGISNWKKTLEKFRKHEKSEMHLKSLQFWREHQFSDEAVNDNLSIHSKQIEGNKKYLKLIIENILFLGKQCLPLRGNDQSISSMNKGNFLELLEIRAKDKGEEIFRLMNSQVDFYNSTQIQNDIIEIIKTEMLQDIVDEINVSSAFSIICDETTDSATKEQLAIYVRYPQKMSKAILIKERFLGFIDVKEMSGTKLHRTIKTYLQQIGVDLNKICGQAYDSTANLRGKFNKIAAEFKKEEPRALYIHCYAHFLDLAVIRFCKEVKELRSTLNTLSSLFNTIHMSGEMSANFQNICKLSPNKTCKKHTSQSCWTVHDHILLSVIEGLPEIIETLEVVSSHSSNTSLADELNNLLILVSKFEFIFCLKFLYRVLSVTGILSKELQSETIDIFSLSSKIEAILECLSSERNDAYFKTIWDGAEEICQKITSKGFEVERPSFQKRRKIQKTIDFGNSDSMFFPTSTEEQYKINIYYQGLDTILDNLKLCFSEFDYCKMKQISELLFKWNEPLNETTAKQVQEFYKLDADIIPELRFYRQYAKLNFVINYDCINFIDLGYLFIQHGLHNNIPCISKLLYIGLSWPVTSSAQNIFSTLPRLKTYLCHTMGQEKLSGLALMAIEQELVNKLMEPERLNGIVEKFIHRMKEI from the exons ATGAAAGAATCGCCAATAGATGGTGAATGTGACAAAGCAATGGCACCACAAATGGGGCGGGTAGATGAAATTAAGACTGAACCTGACAGTGCTCAg GAGTACTGTCAAGCCCAGCAGCCCAAAACTCAGGAGAATGAACTGAAAATAAACACTACCTTTTCAGAGAGTG CTCCACAGTTGACTGCAGGCATTCAGCTTTCTCTTACGTCATCTGGCATGAATAAAATGCTTCCTTCAGTTTCAACCACAGCTGTTCAGGTCTCCTGTTCTGGTTGTAAAAAAATCCTTCAGAAGGGGCAAACTGCCTATCAGAGGAAAGGGTCTACTCAGCTTTTCTGCTCCACGCTGTGCATCAATGAGTACATTTCATCTGCCAATTCACCAGCTCTTCCCAAGAGAACTTGTTCAAACTGCTCAAA agaccTCTTAAATCTAAAGGATGTGATCAGTGTCCAGCTAGAAGATACATCTAGCAAAAATTTTTGCAGCCAATCTTGTCTTTCatcatatgaagaaaaaagaaaagtatttgttaCCATATGTACTAATAGCATTTTAACCAAGTGCAGCATGTGTCAGAAGACTACTGTT CCCTCAGATGAAATGATTGAGACCACCAATGACTTTGGGAAGACAGACCTCTTCTGTTCTATTAATTGTTTCTCTGCTTACAATAAAGCTAAGATGGAATCATCAACAG taaatgtttctGTGGTACAGGATGCCTCAACAGAGCTCTTAGCTCCAAAGAAAGATACAACTCCAGTTATAAGCAATATAGTGTCATTGGCAGATACTCATGTTTCCCTGCCCATCATGAACTCTGATGTCTTACAAG ATACAGTTTCTTCAGTAACAGCAAAAGTCATTGTAGAT AGTTTACCCAGTGAATCAAGTAATGGTGTTGCTAATAATAGTGTTGAACAGCCAAGGCTTTCACCATCTTCATCAGTACCCAGTCAGCATACAGTTGACTCCAGTGTAGAAGTACAAAGAGATCAAGTGTCAAACCAAGATGCTACATACAATATGAAATCTATGAAAATAAGTGATGGACTGTGTCACCCAAAGTTTACATCCAAAGtacaaaaagttaaagataaatcACGAAGTATTAAAAAATCTTGGTGTTCAAATCTCCaacatttgaaaaacagtatTAAGAAGGATGTGACATTCTGTTATTCATGCCAGTTGTTCTGCCAAAAAAATTTTAGTTGTGGAGGAGAATCATTTGCAGGCCAAGGAATTTCTAATTGGAAAAAGACTCTAGAAAAATTCAGGAAGCATGAAAAAAGTGAAATGCATTTGAAGTCATTGCAGTTTTGGAGGGAACACCAGTTTTCTGATGAAGCAGTCAATgataatttatctattcattcaaagcagattgaaggaaataaaaagtacctAAAGcttataattgaaaatattttatttcttgggaaGCAGTGTTTACCATTAAGAGGAAATGACCAATCAATTTCATCTATGAATAAAGGTAATTTTTTAGAACTGTTAGAAATCAGAGCAaaagataaaggagaagaaatatttcGACTTATGAATTCACAAGTTGACTTCTACAATAGTacacaaattcaaaatgatattattgaaataataaagactgAAATGCTGCAAGATATTGTGGATGAAATCAATGTCTCCTCAGCTTTTTCTATAATATGTGATGAGACAACTGATAGTGCCACTAAAGAACAGCTTGCAATTTATGTAAGATACCCACAAAAAATGTCAAAGGCTATCTtaattaaagaaagatttttgggCTTCATAGATGTTAAAGAGATGAGTGGGACTAAATTACATAGGACTATCAAAACGTACCTGCAGCAAATTGGAGTTGATCTGAATAAGATATGTGGCCAGGCCTATGATAGTACCGCCAATTTGAggggaaaatttaataaaattgcaGCAGAGTTCAAAAAAGAAGAGCCAAGAGCTTTGTACATACATTGTTATGCACATTTTTTGGATTTAGCAGTAATTAGGTTTTGTAAAGAAGTGAAAGAACTCCGAAGTACTCTAAATACTCTCAGCTCTTTGTTCAACACTATTCATATGTCTGGGGAAATGTCTGCAAATTTTCAAAACATCTGTAAGCTAAGTCCAAACAAAACATGCAAGAAACATACATCACAATCATGTTGGACAGTTCACGATCATATATTACTATCTGTGATTGAGGGTCTTCCGGAGATTATTGAAACTTTGGAAGTTGTATCAAGCCATTCTTCAAACACAAGTTTGGCTGATGAATTGAATAATTTGTTAATACTGGTCTCCaaatttgaatttatcttttgTTTGAAATTTCTTTATCGAGTCTTAAGTGTTACAGGAATTCTTTCCAAAGAGCTTCAAAGTGAAACCatagatattttttcattgtcttcAAAAATAGAAGCAATTTTAGAATGTTTATCATCTGAGAGAAATGATGCCTATTTCAAAACTATCTGGGATGGAGCAGAGGAAATATGTCAAAAAATAACCAGTAAAGGTTTTGAAGTTGAAAGACCTTcttttcagaaaagaagaaaaattcagaaaacaatagATTTTGGCAATTCAGATAGTATGTTTTTTCCTACCTCAACAGAAgaacaatataaaattaatatttattaccaAGGATTGGACACTAtattagataatttaaaattatgtttttcagaGTTTGATTattgcaaaatgaaacaaatttcagAACTATTATTTAAATGGAATGAACCATTAAATGAAACAACAGCCAAACAGGTCCAAGAATTTTATAAACTTGATGCAGACATCATCCCAGAACTTAGATTTTATCGGCAATATGCAAAGCTCAATTTTGTCATAAATTATGATTGTATCAACTTCATCGATCTTGgctatttgtttattcagcatGGTCTTCACAATAATATTCCCTGCATATCAAAGTTATTATATATTGGTTTGTCTTGGCCAGTTACTTCAAgtgctcaaaatatattttctacacTGCCCCGtcttaaaacatatttatgtCATACCATGGGACAAGAGAAGCTTAGTGGCCTGGCCCTAATGGCTATTGAGCAGGAATTGGTAAATAAACTGATGGAACCTGAAAGACTCAATGGAATTGTGGAAAAGTTTATCCATCGGATGAAAGAAATATAA
- the ZMYM1 gene encoding zinc finger MYM-type protein 1 isoform X1 — protein MKESPIDGECDKAMAPQMGRVDEIKTEPDSAQEYCQAQQPKTQENELKINTTFSESAPQLTAGIQLSLTSSGMNKMLPSVSTTAVQVSCSGCKKILQKGQTAYQRKGSTQLFCSTLCINEYISSANSPALPKRTCSNCSKDLLNLKDVISVQLEDTSSKNFCSQSCLSSYEEKRKVFVTICTNSILTKCSMCQKTTVKPTQTLTSVLCKSLKPSDEMIETTNDFGKTDLFCSINCFSAYNKAKMESSTVNVSVVQDASTELLAPKKDTTPVISNIVSLADTHVSLPIMNSDVLQDTVSSVTAKVIVDSLPSESSNGVANNSVEQPRLSPSSSVPSQHTVDSSVEVQRDQVSNQDATYNMKSMKISDGLCHPKFTSKVQKVKDKSRSIKKSWCSNLQHLKNSIKKDVTFCYSCQLFCQKNFSCGGESFAGQGISNWKKTLEKFRKHEKSEMHLKSLQFWREHQFSDEAVNDNLSIHSKQIEGNKKYLKLIIENILFLGKQCLPLRGNDQSISSMNKGNFLELLEIRAKDKGEEIFRLMNSQVDFYNSTQIQNDIIEIIKTEMLQDIVDEINVSSAFSIICDETTDSATKEQLAIYVRYPQKMSKAILIKERFLGFIDVKEMSGTKLHRTIKTYLQQIGVDLNKICGQAYDSTANLRGKFNKIAAEFKKEEPRALYIHCYAHFLDLAVIRFCKEVKELRSTLNTLSSLFNTIHMSGEMSANFQNICKLSPNKTCKKHTSQSCWTVHDHILLSVIEGLPEIIETLEVVSSHSSNTSLADELNNLLILVSKFEFIFCLKFLYRVLSVTGILSKELQSETIDIFSLSSKIEAILECLSSERNDAYFKTIWDGAEEICQKITSKGFEVERPSFQKRRKIQKTIDFGNSDSMFFPTSTEEQYKINIYYQGLDTILDNLKLCFSEFDYCKMKQISELLFKWNEPLNETTAKQVQEFYKLDADIIPELRFYRQYAKLNFVINYDCINFIDLGYLFIQHGLHNNIPCISKLLYIGLSWPVTSSAQNIFSTLPRLKTYLCHTMGQEKLSGLALMAIEQELVNKLMEPERLNGIVEKFIHRMKEI, from the exons ATGAAAGAATCGCCAATAGATGGTGAATGTGACAAAGCAATGGCACCACAAATGGGGCGGGTAGATGAAATTAAGACTGAACCTGACAGTGCTCAg GAGTACTGTCAAGCCCAGCAGCCCAAAACTCAGGAGAATGAACTGAAAATAAACACTACCTTTTCAGAGAGTG CTCCACAGTTGACTGCAGGCATTCAGCTTTCTCTTACGTCATCTGGCATGAATAAAATGCTTCCTTCAGTTTCAACCACAGCTGTTCAGGTCTCCTGTTCTGGTTGTAAAAAAATCCTTCAGAAGGGGCAAACTGCCTATCAGAGGAAAGGGTCTACTCAGCTTTTCTGCTCCACGCTGTGCATCAATGAGTACATTTCATCTGCCAATTCACCAGCTCTTCCCAAGAGAACTTGTTCAAACTGCTCAAA agaccTCTTAAATCTAAAGGATGTGATCAGTGTCCAGCTAGAAGATACATCTAGCAAAAATTTTTGCAGCCAATCTTGTCTTTCatcatatgaagaaaaaagaaaagtatttgttaCCATATGTACTAATAGCATTTTAACCAAGTGCAGCATGTGTCAGAAGACTACTGTT AAACCAACCCAAACACTTACATCTGTTCTTTGCAAATCATTGAAGCCCTCAGATGAAATGATTGAGACCACCAATGACTTTGGGAAGACAGACCTCTTCTGTTCTATTAATTGTTTCTCTGCTTACAATAAAGCTAAGATGGAATCATCAACAG taaatgtttctGTGGTACAGGATGCCTCAACAGAGCTCTTAGCTCCAAAGAAAGATACAACTCCAGTTATAAGCAATATAGTGTCATTGGCAGATACTCATGTTTCCCTGCCCATCATGAACTCTGATGTCTTACAAG ATACAGTTTCTTCAGTAACAGCAAAAGTCATTGTAGAT AGTTTACCCAGTGAATCAAGTAATGGTGTTGCTAATAATAGTGTTGAACAGCCAAGGCTTTCACCATCTTCATCAGTACCCAGTCAGCATACAGTTGACTCCAGTGTAGAAGTACAAAGAGATCAAGTGTCAAACCAAGATGCTACATACAATATGAAATCTATGAAAATAAGTGATGGACTGTGTCACCCAAAGTTTACATCCAAAGtacaaaaagttaaagataaatcACGAAGTATTAAAAAATCTTGGTGTTCAAATCTCCaacatttgaaaaacagtatTAAGAAGGATGTGACATTCTGTTATTCATGCCAGTTGTTCTGCCAAAAAAATTTTAGTTGTGGAGGAGAATCATTTGCAGGCCAAGGAATTTCTAATTGGAAAAAGACTCTAGAAAAATTCAGGAAGCATGAAAAAAGTGAAATGCATTTGAAGTCATTGCAGTTTTGGAGGGAACACCAGTTTTCTGATGAAGCAGTCAATgataatttatctattcattcaaagcagattgaaggaaataaaaagtacctAAAGcttataattgaaaatattttatttcttgggaaGCAGTGTTTACCATTAAGAGGAAATGACCAATCAATTTCATCTATGAATAAAGGTAATTTTTTAGAACTGTTAGAAATCAGAGCAaaagataaaggagaagaaatatttcGACTTATGAATTCACAAGTTGACTTCTACAATAGTacacaaattcaaaatgatattattgaaataataaagactgAAATGCTGCAAGATATTGTGGATGAAATCAATGTCTCCTCAGCTTTTTCTATAATATGTGATGAGACAACTGATAGTGCCACTAAAGAACAGCTTGCAATTTATGTAAGATACCCACAAAAAATGTCAAAGGCTATCTtaattaaagaaagatttttgggCTTCATAGATGTTAAAGAGATGAGTGGGACTAAATTACATAGGACTATCAAAACGTACCTGCAGCAAATTGGAGTTGATCTGAATAAGATATGTGGCCAGGCCTATGATAGTACCGCCAATTTGAggggaaaatttaataaaattgcaGCAGAGTTCAAAAAAGAAGAGCCAAGAGCTTTGTACATACATTGTTATGCACATTTTTTGGATTTAGCAGTAATTAGGTTTTGTAAAGAAGTGAAAGAACTCCGAAGTACTCTAAATACTCTCAGCTCTTTGTTCAACACTATTCATATGTCTGGGGAAATGTCTGCAAATTTTCAAAACATCTGTAAGCTAAGTCCAAACAAAACATGCAAGAAACATACATCACAATCATGTTGGACAGTTCACGATCATATATTACTATCTGTGATTGAGGGTCTTCCGGAGATTATTGAAACTTTGGAAGTTGTATCAAGCCATTCTTCAAACACAAGTTTGGCTGATGAATTGAATAATTTGTTAATACTGGTCTCCaaatttgaatttatcttttgTTTGAAATTTCTTTATCGAGTCTTAAGTGTTACAGGAATTCTTTCCAAAGAGCTTCAAAGTGAAACCatagatattttttcattgtcttcAAAAATAGAAGCAATTTTAGAATGTTTATCATCTGAGAGAAATGATGCCTATTTCAAAACTATCTGGGATGGAGCAGAGGAAATATGTCAAAAAATAACCAGTAAAGGTTTTGAAGTTGAAAGACCTTcttttcagaaaagaagaaaaattcagaaaacaatagATTTTGGCAATTCAGATAGTATGTTTTTTCCTACCTCAACAGAAgaacaatataaaattaatatttattaccaAGGATTGGACACTAtattagataatttaaaattatgtttttcagaGTTTGATTattgcaaaatgaaacaaatttcagAACTATTATTTAAATGGAATGAACCATTAAATGAAACAACAGCCAAACAGGTCCAAGAATTTTATAAACTTGATGCAGACATCATCCCAGAACTTAGATTTTATCGGCAATATGCAAAGCTCAATTTTGTCATAAATTATGATTGTATCAACTTCATCGATCTTGgctatttgtttattcagcatGGTCTTCACAATAATATTCCCTGCATATCAAAGTTATTATATATTGGTTTGTCTTGGCCAGTTACTTCAAgtgctcaaaatatattttctacacTGCCCCGtcttaaaacatatttatgtCATACCATGGGACAAGAGAAGCTTAGTGGCCTGGCCCTAATGGCTATTGAGCAGGAATTGGTAAATAAACTGATGGAACCTGAAAGACTCAATGGAATTGTGGAAAAGTTTATCCATCGGATGAAAGAAATATAA
- the ZMYM1 gene encoding zinc finger MYM-type protein 1 isoform X3 encodes MNKMLPSVSTTAVQVSCSGCKKILQKGQTAYQRKGSTQLFCSTLCINEYISSANSPALPKRTCSNCSKDLLNLKDVISVQLEDTSSKNFCSQSCLSSYEEKRKVFVTICTNSILTKCSMCQKTTVKPTQTLTSVLCKSLKPSDEMIETTNDFGKTDLFCSINCFSAYNKAKMESSTVNVSVVQDASTELLAPKKDTTPVISNIVSLADTHVSLPIMNSDVLQDTVSSVTAKVIVDSLPSESSNGVANNSVEQPRLSPSSSVPSQHTVDSSVEVQRDQVSNQDATYNMKSMKISDGLCHPKFTSKVQKVKDKSRSIKKSWCSNLQHLKNSIKKDVTFCYSCQLFCQKNFSCGGESFAGQGISNWKKTLEKFRKHEKSEMHLKSLQFWREHQFSDEAVNDNLSIHSKQIEGNKKYLKLIIENILFLGKQCLPLRGNDQSISSMNKGNFLELLEIRAKDKGEEIFRLMNSQVDFYNSTQIQNDIIEIIKTEMLQDIVDEINVSSAFSIICDETTDSATKEQLAIYVRYPQKMSKAILIKERFLGFIDVKEMSGTKLHRTIKTYLQQIGVDLNKICGQAYDSTANLRGKFNKIAAEFKKEEPRALYIHCYAHFLDLAVIRFCKEVKELRSTLNTLSSLFNTIHMSGEMSANFQNICKLSPNKTCKKHTSQSCWTVHDHILLSVIEGLPEIIETLEVVSSHSSNTSLADELNNLLILVSKFEFIFCLKFLYRVLSVTGILSKELQSETIDIFSLSSKIEAILECLSSERNDAYFKTIWDGAEEICQKITSKGFEVERPSFQKRRKIQKTIDFGNSDSMFFPTSTEEQYKINIYYQGLDTILDNLKLCFSEFDYCKMKQISELLFKWNEPLNETTAKQVQEFYKLDADIIPELRFYRQYAKLNFVINYDCINFIDLGYLFIQHGLHNNIPCISKLLYIGLSWPVTSSAQNIFSTLPRLKTYLCHTMGQEKLSGLALMAIEQELVNKLMEPERLNGIVEKFIHRMKEI; translated from the exons ATGAATAAAATGCTTCCTTCAGTTTCAACCACAGCTGTTCAGGTCTCCTGTTCTGGTTGTAAAAAAATCCTTCAGAAGGGGCAAACTGCCTATCAGAGGAAAGGGTCTACTCAGCTTTTCTGCTCCACGCTGTGCATCAATGAGTACATTTCATCTGCCAATTCACCAGCTCTTCCCAAGAGAACTTGTTCAAACTGCTCAAA agaccTCTTAAATCTAAAGGATGTGATCAGTGTCCAGCTAGAAGATACATCTAGCAAAAATTTTTGCAGCCAATCTTGTCTTTCatcatatgaagaaaaaagaaaagtatttgttaCCATATGTACTAATAGCATTTTAACCAAGTGCAGCATGTGTCAGAAGACTACTGTT AAACCAACCCAAACACTTACATCTGTTCTTTGCAAATCATTGAAGCCCTCAGATGAAATGATTGAGACCACCAATGACTTTGGGAAGACAGACCTCTTCTGTTCTATTAATTGTTTCTCTGCTTACAATAAAGCTAAGATGGAATCATCAACAG taaatgtttctGTGGTACAGGATGCCTCAACAGAGCTCTTAGCTCCAAAGAAAGATACAACTCCAGTTATAAGCAATATAGTGTCATTGGCAGATACTCATGTTTCCCTGCCCATCATGAACTCTGATGTCTTACAAG ATACAGTTTCTTCAGTAACAGCAAAAGTCATTGTAGAT AGTTTACCCAGTGAATCAAGTAATGGTGTTGCTAATAATAGTGTTGAACAGCCAAGGCTTTCACCATCTTCATCAGTACCCAGTCAGCATACAGTTGACTCCAGTGTAGAAGTACAAAGAGATCAAGTGTCAAACCAAGATGCTACATACAATATGAAATCTATGAAAATAAGTGATGGACTGTGTCACCCAAAGTTTACATCCAAAGtacaaaaagttaaagataaatcACGAAGTATTAAAAAATCTTGGTGTTCAAATCTCCaacatttgaaaaacagtatTAAGAAGGATGTGACATTCTGTTATTCATGCCAGTTGTTCTGCCAAAAAAATTTTAGTTGTGGAGGAGAATCATTTGCAGGCCAAGGAATTTCTAATTGGAAAAAGACTCTAGAAAAATTCAGGAAGCATGAAAAAAGTGAAATGCATTTGAAGTCATTGCAGTTTTGGAGGGAACACCAGTTTTCTGATGAAGCAGTCAATgataatttatctattcattcaaagcagattgaaggaaataaaaagtacctAAAGcttataattgaaaatattttatttcttgggaaGCAGTGTTTACCATTAAGAGGAAATGACCAATCAATTTCATCTATGAATAAAGGTAATTTTTTAGAACTGTTAGAAATCAGAGCAaaagataaaggagaagaaatatttcGACTTATGAATTCACAAGTTGACTTCTACAATAGTacacaaattcaaaatgatattattgaaataataaagactgAAATGCTGCAAGATATTGTGGATGAAATCAATGTCTCCTCAGCTTTTTCTATAATATGTGATGAGACAACTGATAGTGCCACTAAAGAACAGCTTGCAATTTATGTAAGATACCCACAAAAAATGTCAAAGGCTATCTtaattaaagaaagatttttgggCTTCATAGATGTTAAAGAGATGAGTGGGACTAAATTACATAGGACTATCAAAACGTACCTGCAGCAAATTGGAGTTGATCTGAATAAGATATGTGGCCAGGCCTATGATAGTACCGCCAATTTGAggggaaaatttaataaaattgcaGCAGAGTTCAAAAAAGAAGAGCCAAGAGCTTTGTACATACATTGTTATGCACATTTTTTGGATTTAGCAGTAATTAGGTTTTGTAAAGAAGTGAAAGAACTCCGAAGTACTCTAAATACTCTCAGCTCTTTGTTCAACACTATTCATATGTCTGGGGAAATGTCTGCAAATTTTCAAAACATCTGTAAGCTAAGTCCAAACAAAACATGCAAGAAACATACATCACAATCATGTTGGACAGTTCACGATCATATATTACTATCTGTGATTGAGGGTCTTCCGGAGATTATTGAAACTTTGGAAGTTGTATCAAGCCATTCTTCAAACACAAGTTTGGCTGATGAATTGAATAATTTGTTAATACTGGTCTCCaaatttgaatttatcttttgTTTGAAATTTCTTTATCGAGTCTTAAGTGTTACAGGAATTCTTTCCAAAGAGCTTCAAAGTGAAACCatagatattttttcattgtcttcAAAAATAGAAGCAATTTTAGAATGTTTATCATCTGAGAGAAATGATGCCTATTTCAAAACTATCTGGGATGGAGCAGAGGAAATATGTCAAAAAATAACCAGTAAAGGTTTTGAAGTTGAAAGACCTTcttttcagaaaagaagaaaaattcagaaaacaatagATTTTGGCAATTCAGATAGTATGTTTTTTCCTACCTCAACAGAAgaacaatataaaattaatatttattaccaAGGATTGGACACTAtattagataatttaaaattatgtttttcagaGTTTGATTattgcaaaatgaaacaaatttcagAACTATTATTTAAATGGAATGAACCATTAAATGAAACAACAGCCAAACAGGTCCAAGAATTTTATAAACTTGATGCAGACATCATCCCAGAACTTAGATTTTATCGGCAATATGCAAAGCTCAATTTTGTCATAAATTATGATTGTATCAACTTCATCGATCTTGgctatttgtttattcagcatGGTCTTCACAATAATATTCCCTGCATATCAAAGTTATTATATATTGGTTTGTCTTGGCCAGTTACTTCAAgtgctcaaaatatattttctacacTGCCCCGtcttaaaacatatttatgtCATACCATGGGACAAGAGAAGCTTAGTGGCCTGGCCCTAATGGCTATTGAGCAGGAATTGGTAAATAAACTGATGGAACCTGAAAGACTCAATGGAATTGTGGAAAAGTTTATCCATCGGATGAAAGAAATATAA